Genomic DNA from Catellatospora sp. TT07R-123:
TCCCGGCTGACGCCCCGCAGGAGTTAACCGATGTCCGACTTCACCGAGAGCAAGCGCGACCTGGACGCCTACCTGACGGCGCGCGTGCCGGTCATCGGCGTACGCAGCATCGAGCAGGTGCGCGCGATCCGGCTGATCCGTGAGGTGGCCAAGGCGCCGAAGCGGTCGGCGCTGCCGTTCTGGATCTACACGCGCGCGACCGGCCTGCGGGATCTGCGCACCAACAGCCCGGTCAGCGAGGACCGGTCGCTGGTGGGCGCCATGGAGTACGCGGCCCTCCAGTTCACCAACCGGGCGCAGTCGACGCTGGTCTTCGTCGACCCCGAGGACCTGTCCGACGACAACACCGCCAGCCGCCACTTCGCCGAGCTCGCCCGGCTGGCCGACAGCAACTCCGGCTGCATCGTGCTGATCACCGACACGCCCCTGTGGGGCGGGTTGCAGCGCCTGGGCATGAGCCTGCGGCTGGACCTGCCCGACGCCAGCGAGATGTACGACGTCATCGTGTCGTTCCTCGGCGACCACCGGCAGGTCGTCCCGATCGCCTGGTCGGAGAACGACGCCCGGCGCGCCGCCGAGTTCCTGGTCGGCGTGCCGGAGGGCACCGCGGTCAACGTCATGGCGACCCTGGTCGCGAAGGGCTCGATCGCCAAGGAGGACGTCGAGTCCGTCAGCCTGTTCAAGGACAAGCACTTCGGCGACCTGTCGGGGCTGGAGCGGGTGGTCCTCAAGGCGGCCGACCACCAGGTCGGCGGGCTGAGCACCCTGCGCACCTGGCTGGCGCGCAAGCATCAGCTGATGGTCGCGGACCTGCGCGACACCGCGCTGCGGCCGCCGCGCGGCGTGCTGCTGGTCGGCGTGCCCGGCTGCGGCAAGTCGCTGTCGGCCAAAGCCGTCGCCGCGCAGTGGAACCTGCCGCTGTACCGGCTGGACCTGGCCACGATCCTCGGCCAGTACGTCGGCCAGTCGGAGAACCGGCTGCGCGAGGCCCTCGACACCGCCGACCGGGTGGCGCCGTGCGTGCTGTGGATCGACGAGATCGAGAAGGGCCTGGCCGGGCAGAACGACAGCACCGGCGTCGGCCGCCGGCTCGTCGGGCAGTTCCTGTTCTGGCTCCAGGAGTCGCGGTCGCGGGTGTTCGTCGTGGCGACCTCCAACGACGTGCGCTCGCTGCCGCCGGAGCTGCTGCGCAAGGGGCGCTTCGACGAGATGTTCTTCGTCGACCTGCCCGACGCCGACGACCGCCGCGAGATCATCCAGCTGTACTACCGGCGCTACGTGACCGGCGCGCCGTCGGCGGACCTGCTGGACAAGCTGATCGGGCTGTCGGAGGGCTTCGCCGGGTCCGACATCGAGGCCGCCCTGCACGACGTCGGCGCGGAGATCCACCTCAACGGCGGCGTGGACCGGCTGCGGCCGGACTTCGTCGTGGAGACGTTCGCCAACACCATCCCCCTCAGCCGCACCAACCCCGAGCAGATCGACGAGATCCGCGCCTGGGGCCGCGACCGGGCGGTGCCCGCCGGACGCGCCGCCGCCGGTACGGGCCCGGGGCCCGCCTCCGGCGGACGGCGCGTCCTGGTCATGGGCGAGCAGCAGCCCTAGGCGGCGGAGGCGGCGAGCAGCCCGGCCGCCTTGACGGGTGCCGGCCACGGATAGTCGGCCGGCACCTTCCCGGCCGCCCGGCGCAGGTCCGCCAGCGCCTCGGCGGCCCGGCACAGGCAGCGCAGCGCGTCCAGCACGGCCAGGTCGGCGGCGTCCGCGACCCCGGCGAGGATGGCGCCGTCGATCCGGTCGGCCAGGCGCCCGGCGACCGCCCCGAGGGTGTCGTCCAGCGGGTGGTCGTCGCTGAGGAACGCGCCGAGGCTGCGCAGGATCACCGGCGCGGCCGGATGGGCCGGCGGGATCAGCGCCGCCGCGGTGGCGTACTCCGCCAGCGCGGCGGCACGGTCCGACGACGCCTCGTCGCCGCGGCCGCGAAGCAGCAGGGCGACCGCGAGGACGTAGCGGTCGACCGCGGCCTGCGCCGACTTCGCCTCCGCGGGCGGCGTGGCCTCCACGACGGTCAGGGCCAGCGCCACCATCTCGTCCACCGTCGCCGTGTCGGGCGTCGGGGTGCCGGGCAGCAGCAGCTCGGCGGCGGCCGACCAGGCGTCGGCACCGGGCCGCAGCACGGACAGCGACTCCCGGAGCTCGGCCGCGGCGGGCGGCGCGGCGGGCGCGGGCCGCTGGACGGCCGGGACCGGGTCGGTCTCCGTGTCGAGCTGTACGACCGCGACCGGCCGTTCCATGGGAGGCATCGTGACGAGCTCGGTCAGGCTGACGTCGAACATGCCCGTGGCCGGGAGCCGGAACCCGGGCCCACCGCCCGACCTGGCCTTGTCCTGCAGCGTCTGCATCATGGCGAACGCGCTGGCGATGCGGTTGAAGTCCACGTTCCTGACATCGCCGGTCACGGCGTCGAGGATGGTCCGCATCGCCTCGGCCACCTCCAGCAACCGGCTGGCGAGCATGGCCAGGTCCGCGCTCACGGGCTCGCCGTCGATCACGGACCGCAGGCAGGCGGTCGCCCGGTCGAAGTCGCGCGCCACGCCGTCGGGCGGCGGCACGCCGACACTCCGGGCGGCGGCGGACATCCCCTGCAGCTGGGTGAACCTCGACGCCCGGGCCAGGTACAGCTGGCCGAGCATGACCTGGGATATCGCCCGGTTCGCCGGGCTCAGGGCGGAGGACGTCAGCGCCTCCTCCAGGACGCTGATGCCCGTGTCGCAGTCGCCGTCCGCGCCGCCGTGCGATCCGTGGCGGGCCGCGAGCGTGAACCCGTACATGGCCGCCACTGGGCCGCGCATCGCGTCGTCCGGCCGCAGGATCTCGTATGCCTGCGCAAGGGCGGCGATGCCCTGGTCGAGGTGCGGCTTGGCCTCCGGCCGCCCGGGGCCGACGCGGTGGTACTCCGCCAGCAGCGCCTGGCCGAGACGCACCAGGGTGTTGAGCCTGCCCGGCGCGTCGCCGAACCCGGCCAGCTGCTCGCGCAGGTCGTCGATCTCACTCATGTCTCCCCCTCGGGGTTCACTGTCCGTAGTGGACGAATCCGGCCCAGTTCACCGGTTCCTCCGGATGGTCACCGGGGCCCGGGACGAGGCCGGCCGGCATGCCCGGCGGCGGCGTCCGCGCGGGGTCGAGCATCCACAGCTGCGCCTGCCGCAGCGCCTGCCACGGCGGCATCCCGACGGTGCGCAGGTTGTGGTGGAACAGGTACATCAGCCACGAGGTGGCGGCGTCGGGGATGCTCCACTGGGTGGACAGCACCGATCGGACGCCGCCGGCGAGGAATCCCGTCCCGAGGCTGTACGCCTCGTCGTAGCCGGACACGGCCCGGCCCGAGTTGCAGGCGGCGAGGACCACCATCGAGATCTCGCGGTCGGGCGCGGTGGCCAGCAGGTCGACGAGTTCGTCGACGCTCAGTTCGCTCCCGTCGCCGAGCAGCAGGTATCCCGCCGGTTCCGGATCGGGCCGGAAGATGCCGTGGCAGGCCAGATGCAGCATCGTGCCCGCCGCCGGGCTGCGGCTGACGAGCCAGTCGCGGACCTGCCCGGCCGTCCCGGGACCGGAGGCGCTGGTGCGCTCGGTGCCTGATCCGGTGTCGGGGAGCCGGCCCAGGTACCGGGCACCGCGGTAGAACGCCTCGCGGATCGTGTACGCCTCAGCCCGGGCCGATCGCAGCGACCGGGCCCGGTGACCGGTCTGCGGGTCGCCGACCACCAGGCCGGTCGAGCCGATCGGCACGGGCGCCCGCACGGCGTTGTCGCACATCATCCGGGCCGATACGGCCTGCGAGACCGCTGCGAGCTCGACGGCGTACACCCCGTCCTTGCGCCGGGCCGCGTGCCACGGCACGCGCCCCAGGTCGCCCATCGGGATCAGGACGATCCGCGGCACGCGGTGGTCCGGTAGGGCCAGCCGCGGCAGGTAGCTCTCCAGGACCGGGCCCATCGCCGCGCCCCAGGCCCAGTGGCACAGGTCGGCCAGGCTGTCGGCGAACCCGCCCCCGGACTGCGGCGGCCTGATCTCGCGGCCGGGCTCGGGGTCGGTCTCGCGGGCGTTGCGGGAGGACAGCGTCATCAGGTAGCGGGCGCCCTCGGTCCCTTCGGCCAGGTTCAGGTTCGGCAGCGCCATGAACGCCGGCGGCCCCTGGGCCGGGGCCATCACCGCCAGGCCGCCGCGGGGCGGCTCGCCGGGGACGAGGTAGACGAGGGCGTCGGCGTCCAGCAGCCGCAGTGCCTGCTGGATCGACACCAGGCGGGGCGGATCGAACAGCTCTGGCGTGCCCTGCTCGGTCAGCACCTCGAGCGCCTGCCGGCGTGCCTGCTCCGACAGCAGGCCGCCACGCTCGTTCCACTGCGCCGCGAGGTCGTCGCGTCCGGCGTCGCTCAGCCGGGTCGGGATCCGGTGCTGCTCCACCGCGGCGAACAGCGTGAGGCCGCGACCGGTGTCCAGCAGCCGCAGCGCCTCGGCCAGCTTCCCGGTGGACAGGCACTGGCGCGCGCCGCTCAGGGCGGAATCGGCGGCGTCGCGGATGGCGTCGCGCGCTTCGTCGACGTCGTGCGCCAGCATCGCCCGCCAGGCATGGCCGCGTTGCCCGTCCAGCGCCGCCTCGGCGACGCCGGTGTAGGCCCCGAGCCGCTGCTCGATCTCGGCCAGTAGTCCGTTCGTCATGGGCCATCGCGGATCGTGCGGTCCGTGCAGCAGCTCCCTCGCTTCGATCAGGAGGGTGCGGGCCTCGCCGAGGCCGTCGGTCGTTCCGGTGGCCTCGCTGTGCCGGAACAGCCCGAGCGCGAGGCCCACGAGGTGCATCGGCCGCCCCGGGTCGTCGTCCGGCAGGACGCTGAGGCCGTCACGCAGGTGCGTGATGCCCTGCCCGATGCGTTCCCGGTCCAGTCCGGGGTCTCCGATCCGGACCATGTCCAGCCCCAGGCCGGCCAGGTGCCGATCGACGCCGGGCCGGTCGAGCAGCGCGGCGAACATCGCCAGG
This window encodes:
- a CDS encoding AAA family ATPase, with protein sequence MSDFTESKRDLDAYLTARVPVIGVRSIEQVRAIRLIREVAKAPKRSALPFWIYTRATGLRDLRTNSPVSEDRSLVGAMEYAALQFTNRAQSTLVFVDPEDLSDDNTASRHFAELARLADSNSGCIVLITDTPLWGGLQRLGMSLRLDLPDASEMYDVIVSFLGDHRQVVPIAWSENDARRAAEFLVGVPEGTAVNVMATLVAKGSIAKEDVESVSLFKDKHFGDLSGLERVVLKAADHQVGGLSTLRTWLARKHQLMVADLRDTALRPPRGVLLVGVPGCGKSLSAKAVAAQWNLPLYRLDLATILGQYVGQSENRLREALDTADRVAPCVLWIDEIEKGLAGQNDSTGVGRRLVGQFLFWLQESRSRVFVVATSNDVRSLPPELLRKGRFDEMFFVDLPDADDRREIIQLYYRRYVTGAPSADLLDKLIGLSEGFAGSDIEAALHDVGAEIHLNGGVDRLRPDFVVETFANTIPLSRTNPEQIDEIRAWGRDRAVPAGRAAAGTGPGPASGGRRVLVMGEQQP
- a CDS encoding CHAT domain-containing protein, whose translation is MTVQAQADDGFGAAAAEVLGLPDDDPDRPRRAAQLIIEIVGQRAPLSASRHLEGLLAAAAVRPPRTPQWPRVDFVARIKSEMYKIAEGPAAEHEAVDARLRSAEAEAGADPTMRALVQSARLALDVRRAADRGDESFLLRLPQLAQGLIASLPDQSGLAGLSDFLSLAAEGAAAHRRGDIATAWTTFQQVEKAAEGLSIDPSIRESLRGAAATGAALKSVLDDGVRDDHLAMFAALLDRPGVDRHLAGLGLDMVRIGDPGLDRERIGQGITHLRDGLSVLPDDDPGRPMHLVGLALGLFRHSEATGTTDGLGEARTLLIEARELLHGPHDPRWPMTNGLLAEIEQRLGAYTGVAEAALDGQRGHAWRAMLAHDVDEARDAIRDAADSALSGARQCLSTGKLAEALRLLDTGRGLTLFAAVEQHRIPTRLSDAGRDDLAAQWNERGGLLSEQARRQALEVLTEQGTPELFDPPRLVSIQQALRLLDADALVYLVPGEPPRGGLAVMAPAQGPPAFMALPNLNLAEGTEGARYLMTLSSRNARETDPEPGREIRPPQSGGGFADSLADLCHWAWGAAMGPVLESYLPRLALPDHRVPRIVLIPMGDLGRVPWHAARRKDGVYAVELAAVSQAVSARMMCDNAVRAPVPIGSTGLVVGDPQTGHRARSLRSARAEAYTIREAFYRGARYLGRLPDTGSGTERTSASGPGTAGQVRDWLVSRSPAAGTMLHLACHGIFRPDPEPAGYLLLGDGSELSVDELVDLLATAPDREISMVVLAACNSGRAVSGYDEAYSLGTGFLAGGVRSVLSTQWSIPDAATSWLMYLFHHNLRTVGMPPWQALRQAQLWMLDPARTPPPGMPAGLVPGPGDHPEEPVNWAGFVHYGQ